A window of the Penaeus vannamei isolate JL-2024 chromosome 19, ASM4276789v1, whole genome shotgun sequence genome harbors these coding sequences:
- the LOC138865005 gene encoding uncharacterized protein, whose product MARFLLLGLLVVLCGHSSESTCADSTVANAVVVPVNSEERALYCVEETLKWSTDDTVLLSQCVDGQWTTPEATCSTAREPVACDSPFPRPNSTEEPTEIRHETSKVVIAVYYSCSSPGAWLSGAHGRVSQCHNGQWTPVHDICDSVCSIPRDCYEVADLGFNTTDLYIIVPDGESYENSVEVLCELEATAEKAEGRWTTALWLAKADPTHTSEEFEDGFGTPAFNSSLSFAIGVSNLTKLHYTPQLEERPLVYQYVITLASGEVHHATYTSVMIDDDEFFSMLYAEGYHGDAGDYLLHCNPIGPMAAESWGSCPLITNGELSWGTLENIASIQLRVRPKFYDTATSCPALSISEVEWPLRNNTEVDIPISRGHGSVITYECIGEYMLEGAEGGQRSARGALLCTSNGVWNASVTLPCKLTCPPGFFKSGNKKACYKFLTSASTFGLESAALQ is encoded by the exons ATGGCGCGGTTTCTGCTCTTGGGGCTTCTGGTCGTCCTGTGTG GCCACTCGTCCGAATCTACGTGTGCGGACTCCACCGTGGCCAACGCCGTAGTCGTGCCCGTGAATTCGGAGGAGCGAGCGCTTTACTGCGTGGAGGAAACCTTGAAATGGAGCACGGATGACACGGTTCTTCTGTCTCAATGCGTCGATGGACAGTGGACTACGCCCGAAGCCACGTGCAGTACag CGAGGGAGCCCGTAGCCTGCGACTCGCCCTTCCCGCGTCCCAACAGCACTGAGGAGCCGACGGAGATCCGACACGAAACGTCCAAGGTGGTCATCGCGGTCTATTACAGCTGCTCGTCCCCGGGTGCCTGGCTGTCCGGTGCCCACGGTCGGGTGTCCCAGTGCCATAACGGGCAATGGACGCCGGTTCATGATATCTGTGATAGTG TTTGTTCGATTCCTCGCGACTGCTACGAAGTGGCCGACTTGGGATTCAACACCACTGACTTGTACATCATCGTTCCGGACGGAGAGTCCTATGAAAATAGCGTTGAG GTGCTGTGCGAATTGGAGGCCACCGCCGAGAAAGCGGAGGGCCGGTGGACGACGGCGCTGTGGCTGGCGAAGGCCGACCCGACTCACACTTCGGAAGAGTTCGAAGATGGGTTCGGAACCCCGGCCTTCAATTCATCCTTGTCTTTTGCAATAG GGGTATCTAATCTGACAAAACTTCACTACACACCTCAGTTGGAGGAACGGCCACTGGTTTATCAG TATGTGATCACACTGGCAAGTGGAGAGGTACATCACGCAACATACACCAgtgtgatgattgatgatgacgaattCTTCTCCATGTTGTATGCGGAGGGTTACCATGGCGACGCCG GAGATTACTTGTTGCACTGCAATCCGATCGGGCCAATGGCAGCGGAGTCATGGGGAAGTTGTCCCCTGATTACG AACGGTGAACTTTCGTGGGGAACGCTGGAGAACATCGCTTCCATTCAGCTGAGAGTTCGACCGAAGTTTTATGACACTG cGACTTCCTGCCCAGCCCTGAGCATATCAGAGGTCGAATGGCCATTGAGGAACAACACTGAAGTCGACATTCCCATCTCACGAGGCCACGGGTCGGTCATAACCTACGAGTGTATAGGGGAGTACATGCTGGAAGGGGCTGAGGGAGGCCAGAGGTCTGCGCGCGGTGCTCTGCTGTGCACGTCCAATGGCGTTTGGAATGCCTCTGTGACGCTCCCTTGCAAGC TCACTTGCCCCCCGGGTTTCTTCAAGTCGGGAAACAAAAAGGCTTGTTACAAGTTCTTGACGAGCGCTTCGACCTTTGGCCTCGAGTCTGCTGCTCTCCAGTGA